The genome window GTAACTCTGATGAATCCAAAGGTACTCTCCGGTATGTTTATCGGGGCCATGATGGCTTTCTTATTCTGTGGTCTCACCATGAATGCGGTAGGCCGTGCCGCCGGACATATGGTAGATGAAGTGCGAAGGCAGTTCAGAGAAATAAAGGGAATTCTTACCGGCCAACAAGAACCCGATTATGCCCGCTGCGTGGCCATATCGACCAAAGGAGCGCAAAAAGAAATGGTATTTCCTTCTCTACTGGCCATTATTGCACCTATATTTACCGGACTTGTTTTCGGTGTTCCGGGAGTAATCGGATTGCTCATCGGCGGTCTTTCGTCGGGTTTTGTACTGGCTATTTTCATGGCAAATGCCGGAGGAGCCTGGGACAATGCGAAAAAATACGTCGAAGAAGGTAATTTCGGAGGGAAAGGGAGCGAGGTTCATCATGCAGCAGTCGTGGGTGACACGGTGGGTGACCCGTTTAAAGATACGGCCGGACCCAGCCTCAATATACTCATTAAACTCATGAGCATGGTTGCTATCGTAATGGCCGGTCTCACCGTCGCCTGGAGTATTTTCTAAAATGAAAGCCCTCTTTTTTTACCTCCCCGGTATTTATTTTATTTATAAATGCCGGGGAGGTCTTTTATCCGGAAAAGCAATCGCCGGAAATTATTTTATTTTGTCGAAAAATGCATTTTATAAACCATAATGATTACCTTTGCCATGAAGATCCTGAGAAAGGTCTGTATCCTGATAATAAATTGAATAATAAATAGATATAAGAATATTGGTTTCCATCGCGAATGATTGAAAGAATAATAATTTTAGACAATATCGACCCGGTTGTATTTTACGGAATAAATAATTCCAATATGCAACTCATCAAAAACTTATTTCCCAAACTTCGTCTCGCCGCACGAGGTCACGTCATTAAAGTCATCGGTGATGAAAACGAAACCGCCGTATTCGAACAAAAGATCAAAGAACTCGAGAAATACTGCGCCGAATACAATATTCTCAATGAAGAAGTCATTATCGATATTATAAAAGGAGATACCCCTACAGAGATTAAACAAGAAAACCTCATTATACACGGAGTTAACGGAAAATCTATCGTTAGCCGCAACGAAAATCAACAGAAACTCGTAAATGCATTCCGGGATAACGATCTTGTTTTTGCACTGGGGCCCGCAGGATCGGGCAAAACATATGTCGCCATCGCTTTAGCGGTAAAAGCACTGAAAAACAAAGAGGTAAAAAAAATCATATTAAGCCGGCCGGCGGTAGAAGCCGGAGAAAAACTGGGATTTCTTCCCGGAGATATGAAAGAAAAAATAGACCCTTACCTACAACCGTTGTACGACGCATTACAGGATATGATTCCTTCGGCTAAACTGAAAGAATATATGGAAGGAAATGTAATACAGATCGCCCCGTTGGCCTTTATGAGAGGGCGTACACTTAACGATGCCGTAATCATCCTCGATGAAGCGCAAAATACCACACCCCACCAGATAAAAATGTTTATGACCCGACTGGGAACGAACGCTAAAATGATCATTACCGGAGACATGACCCAAATCGATCTTCCCACATCTCAGGTTTCGGGATTGGTACAGGCCATTCACATTCTGAAAGGAGTACAGGGCATCGGTAAAATAGAGTTCAGCAAAAAAGATATCGTACGCCATAAACTCGTACAGCATATTGTAGAAGCTTATGAACGTTTCGACGAAAAACAAAAGGAAATACGCCGGAACAAAACAGACAAAGACTCTCGCACAAAGACAGAACAAGACAGTAGCGATAAGTAGTACTATATAAAGCAAAAAGTAAAGGATCTCATAAATTTTAAACACAATATAAGTATTACAGAAATGAAAAATGCTTTAATAAGAACAGATTTCAACTTCCCGGGACAGGTGGGAGTTTATCACGGAAAAGTACGCGATGTATATAACATCGATAACGAATTACTGGTAATGGTAGCCACCGATCGTATTTCGGCCTTCGATGTTATTTTGCCCGAAGGTATCCCTTATAAAGGACAAGTACTGAATCAAATCGCGTCTAAATTCCTCGATGCGACAACCGATATCGTTCCTAACTGGAAGATTGCCGTTCCCGATCCTATGGTAACCATAGGTGTACGGTGCGAACCTTTTAAAGTTGAAATGGTGATCCGCGGATACCTCACCGGGAGTGCCTGGCGCGCATACAAGGCCGGAGAAAGAACACTTTGCGGTATTACTTTACCCGATGGTATGATTGAAAACCAGAAGTTTCCGACCCCGATCGTAACACCGACTACCAAAGCTGATGCCGGTCATGATGAAAATATCTCTAAGGAAGAAATCATCGCCCAGGGTCTCGTATCGAAAGAAGATTACGAACAGCTCGAAAAATATACACAAGCCCTTTTTAAAAGAGGTACCGAGATGGCTGCAGAAAAAGGACTCATTCTTGTAGATACCAAATATGAGTTCGGGAAAAAAGACGGAAAAATAATTCTCATCGACGAAATACACACTCCCGATTCTTCTCGTTACTTTTACGCAGACGGATATGAAGAACGACTAGCAAAAGGGGAGGAACAACGTCAGTTATCGAAAGAATTTGTTCGCCAATGGCTCATACAAAACGGATTCCAGGGAAAAGACGGACAAAAAGTTCCTGAAATGACCGAAGCATATTGCAATAGCGTTTCGGATCGTTATATCGAATTATACGAACACATCGTAGGTGAAAAATTCACAAAAGCAGACGGCAACAATCTTGCCGCACGTATCGAAAATAATGTAACTGAATTCCTGAACAACAGAAAATAAAATATCCCATGCAGGAGTGTAACCTTGTATGATTGCACTCCTGCTTTTTCACCCAATAACCCGTTATTGCCGATCATGAATAAGTACAAAACAGAGAATATACTTCCTTATAACGAGAGCGAAAGCAAAAGTACTCAGGTACGAAAAATGTTCGACTCGATCGCCCCGGCATACGATAAACTCAACCGAATCATGACTTTCGGGATCGACCGCCGCTGGAGAAAAGAAGCTGTAAAGATACTTTGTTCGTACGCCCCTCAATATATCCTCGATATAGCGACCGGTACCGGTGATCTGGCATTTTTACTCAACCGTTCCCTCCGTCCCGAAAAAATCATAGGAGCCGATATTTCGGAGGGTATGTTGGAAATTGCACGGGAAAAAACAAAAAAATACGGATTCGAACGAGATATGAAATTCGAATGCCAAGACTGTCTTTCTCTTACTTACGAAGATAATACCTTCAACGCGATTACCGTCGCTTACGGAGTACGTAACTTCGAAAATCTCGACAAAGGTTTCAGCGAAATGTACCGGGTACTGGCACCTGAAGGCATATTGATGGTCATAGAATTATCTACTCCGCAAAAATTCCCGTTAAAACAATTCTACAATTTATATTCCCGTTACTTCATTCCTTTTGTAGGCAGCCTCATTTCGAAAGACAAAAAAGCATACACTTATCTGCCCAAATCGGTTGCAGTTGTTCCTCAAGGCAAAGAAATGCTTAAAGTTTTTCAAAACGCCGGGTTCAAAAATACCCGATACAAACAGATGACCTTTGGTATTTGCACGATCTATGTAGGGGAAAAATAATTTTTAACCTGTAATATTTTCCCAGAAAACACGAGGAAGACATATGTTATCTAAATCTACTGCACCCTCAAATAACGGGGCTATCTCTACCGGTGAAAAACCGGCTATTCCACATCCCACAGGTGTTACAAGAAATTTCATCTCCGAATGTTCACGGGCAAAAGCGATAAACCGGTCGACATACGGTTTTATTTCTTCAACCGTACCAAACATAGTAGGTATAGCGTAAGTATTCCCTTGCAAGCCTTCGCCCTGCCCCCACTTTGCACCCCAACGACAAGCGGTATGGGCAGCTCCGCCGGCATGAAATCCATTCAGGTTGCTTCCGAATACAAATATCTCCTCCGGATCGAGTGCCGTAATTACCTCTTCCGTTATCCTTATATTTTTCATATTACAGATTTTATATTAAAGATACCCTTTTAACGCATACCGGCAAACTTTAAACTCATTTTATCCATATCGAACAAATTAAACAGGTTCTAAAACTATGCCTTGCGACTTTATTTTTTATCAAAGATATCCTTCTGTATATTAAATCTAAAAAAGAAACGATTATACTTTTACCTGTTTTTTTTTGACAATTACACATTAAACACTATCTTTGCATCGCTTTTTCACAAAAGCAGGCCGGTCGGGTAGCTCAGCTGGATAGAGCAACAGCCTTCTAAGCTGTGGGTCGAGGGTTCGAATCCCTCCTCGATCACAAGACGGAAAGCAGTCGAAAATTCGATTGCTTTCCGTCTTTATTTACCTGTCTTCAACAAAGCAACGGGAATTTACGATACAAAATAAATCTGAAAACAGCGACTTGATTAAATCGATCTTATAAAACATCTAATACAGTACACAAACTACCGTATTTTATTCTTTCAACAACGGTAACCGATCGAGCATATTTTTCAATTTAATAGCGATACGAGGCATTGGCTCGGCAATTGTCAATCCTACCAAATCATATTTCGAAGCGATATCATTTATAATTCTGACGGTTTCCTCTATTTTCAATCCACCCGGCTCAACCCCTACACCGGCAATAATTTCAGCCGGATCCAACGCATCCAGATCGAAATGCACGACGGCTTTTGAAACTCCTGTATCTTTTAGCCATTTCATAATAGCCGAACTATCTACCGCCACCTCAGAAGGAGACAGGCTTTTTATGCCCAATTCTTTTTGCCTTTCTTTTGTACCGCCCTCTTTTTCCCAAGCCCTCAATCCGACAATCAATACTTTCGCAGCATCTACTTTTGCCGGTAAAAGACTCATAATTTTTTTATCACCTATCCCTAAACATGCCGCTAAAGCCATCGCATGATATCCCTTATACTCATCATAAGGGAAATTTATATCGGGATGAGCATCGATCCAGACAACCGCTATATCATCGGGATACTTTTCGGCCAAATAGGTAAAAGGTACTACACTTACCGAACACTCTCCCCCCAAAGTAACTATTTTATCAGGATCACTTTTCCGTAACTCCGATAAAGCCGCCTGGGTCTGCTCAAGGATAATATCCCGGTCACAAACTCCATCCACAACCGTTCTTTCTCCAATCTTTAAAGATACCGGAACTTCAACTGTTTCCAGAGAAGTCTCAGGAGACAACATATCCAATAATTTCGCCCCCCAATAATATCCTCTCGAAGCATCTTCAGCCGGAATATCGGGCATCCAATGAGCAACTACTCCCCCTTGCCACTGAGGATAAATCAATCGAATCGTTTTTCCCATACTCTTATCTTTAATTTTAAATTATCCCGTTTATTCGAGAATAGACAGTAAAATTATAAAAAACGGTCTCTTACAATATAAAACACATTATAAATTATATTTACTGTCTTTATACGTCTTATATCACTTTCTTTACTGTTAATGAAAAAGTAAGGAAATTTCTTTGCTTTTTGTAACGTATCCACTTGTAGTAAAAAAACAGGAATGCCGTTCGTTTCACAAAACGATCTTTTTAAATATTACAAAATATATTTCAGTGTAAACAAAAGGGCCATAATATACATAGGCAAAGTCAGTTTTTTACGCTTACCGCACAAAAGATTAATGAGAACATAACTGATAAGCCCCAATACGATACCGTCGGATATACTATAAGCCATAGGTATCGTAATTATACAAATAAAAGAAGGGATGGACTCCGAATAATCATCGAGATCGATATCTTTGATAGGCGACAGCATAAACAACCCTACCAATACCAAAACAGGACAAGTGGCCGCTCCCGGTATGGATAAGAACAACGGAGAAAATAATAACGCAATAATAAATCCGGCAGCCACCGTAAGGGCTGTCATTCCCGAACGTCCTCCCTGTGCTACTCCCGATGAACTCTCGACATAGGTAGATACCGTACTGGTACCCAACATAGCCCCGAGTGTAGTACCTACGGCATCGGCCATAAATGCTTGTTTCGCATTCGGAATCTTTCCGTCTTTCATCATACCCGCACGGGTAGAGACGCCTACCAGCGTACCTATCGTATCGAACATATCGAGAAATAATAAAGTAAATACGGTAAGTCCCATTTGCGGGGTAAATATCCCGGAAAAATCGAATTTAAAGAATGTGGGTGCTACCGAAGGCGGCCAGTCGAGGATCCCTCTATAATTCGTTACCCCCATAGGGATACCGATAAGTGTTGTTACCAAAATACCGATAAGAAGGGCTCCCTTAACTTTCCGAATCAACAGTACCGATACAATCACAATTCCGATCAATGCAAGCAACGGCGAACTCGAAGTAATATTTCCCAACGAAACGAGTGTAGAATCATTGGATGTTATAATCCCGGCATTTTGTAATCCTATAAACGCGATAAACAATCCGATACCCGCGCCTATCGCATTTTTCAGAGACATCGGAATCGCATTTACGATCGCTTCCCGTAAATTCGACAACGTAAGCAATATAAAAAGAATCCCTTCGATAAGCACGGCTGTAAGAGCAAACTCCCAACTATTTCCCATTCCCAGGCATACGGTAAAGGCGAAAAACGCATTCAAACCCATACCCGGAGCCAATGCAAACGGTAATTTAGCCCACAGCGCCATTATAAGCGTCGCAATTATCGAAGATACAGCCGTAGCGGTAAATACGGCTCCTTTATCCATTCCCGTAAGAGATAAAATCGCCGGATTAACAGCCAGTATATACGACATCGTCAAAAAAGTAGTTATACCGGCCAGTATTTCGGTACGTACTTTCATCGTAGCGGGATCAAACCCCAGCAATCTTTTCCACATCATCTTTACAAGTTTTTCAATCTGTAAAATTATAAAAAACGAGTCGTAACGATACAAAAACGGGGTACAATTTATGCTCTCTTTCTTATACCTCTTATTTTACTATCTTTGCAGTATCTAATTACCATTACAATGAAAAAGAGTTTAACTATACTGTCATTTTTTATATTTGTCATAACGGTTTCCGGACAAGATTTCGATACTTATTTTCAAGATACCACCTTGCGAGTCGACTATCTGTTTTCAGGAAATATCAAACAGCAAAAAATCAGTCTCGACCATTTATCGAGCATTCCCTGCTGGGCAGGACGCCGGCACAATCTCGACGCTTTACCCTTGGAAGGAAACGGACAAATAACCATGAGAGACATTGCTACAGAAGAAATCATTTATCGCATGTCGTTTTCATCTCTTTTTCAGGAATGGTTAACCACCGACGAAGCCAAGCGACTTTCTAAAGGATTCGAGAATACATTTACACTGCCCTATCCCCGGCGAACTGCCGAGATATGCGTTACGCTAACCGATAACCGGGGCAAAATTGCCGCTTCTCTCACGCACCTTATAGATCCGGCCGACATACTCATCGAAAAAAAACAGAAAAGCCCCTCGCATCCTTTTAAATATTTGTTGAAGAACGGAAGTTATAAAGATTGTATCGATATCGCCATTTTAGCCGAAGGCTATACCGCCGCCGAAACTGAATTATTTTATAAAGACGCCCGAATTGCCTGCGACAACCTATTCTCGCACGAGCCTTTTAGCAAAATGAAAAAACGGTTCAATGTCATCGCCGTTGCTTCAGCATCGGATAATAGCGGTGTAAGTACTCCCCGTCACAACGATTGGCGCAATACGGTATTCGGATCTCACTTCGACACATTTTATTCTCCACGTTACCTGACGACAAAAAATGTAAAAACCGTACACGATATTTTAACCGGTATTCCGTACGAACACATTGTCATTCTGGCCAACACCGATGTATATGGAGGTGGAGGCATATATAACGCATTCACGCTTACCTCGACACATCATGACCAGTTCGGCCCGGTTATAGTACATGAATTCGGACACAGTTTCGGAGGACTGGCCGACGAATATTTTTACGAAAACGATATTTTTTCAGAAAGTTATCCAAATGACACCGAACCTTGGGAACAAAACATTACCACCCTCGTAGATTTCGGAAGTAAATGGAAAGATATGCTTGCCCCCGGCACTCCCATTCCCGATAAATACACCCCAAAAAACGGAGACTGTCGTACTCTGGGGATATACGAAGGAGCCGGCTATTCGGCTAAAGGAGTTTACCGCAGTACTCCCGATTGCAGAATGAAAAGTAATGAAGCCCGGGAATTCTGTCCCGTATGCCGTCGAGCCCTCGAGCGTTTGATTCTTTTTTATACCGAATAATATTTTCCCTTTTATCGGGATTTAATCACTCAAAAAGGAAATTATATGTTAAAAGAAAGGTATAAAGCATAAATAACTCCTTGAAAATAAAAAAAAACGAAGAAAATAACAAACAGGTCAAATAAAATGCCGTAATTTACACTCATAAACAAAAAAGTTTATTTTGTTCTATCTCTTCCGTGTAACTGCCCGAATCAAAAAAAGGGTTTTCCATTGTCGAAACTGACCTTCCTAAACTTGATTGTTTCAATTTATTTTATTTATTTATTTTATTTTTTTTCGTATGAATATTTACATTGGAAACCTGAACTACAGTGTTCGGGAAAGTGATTTGCAACAAGTTATGGAAGATTACGGTACTGTAATTTCAACCCGTCTGATCATGGATCGTATGACAAACCGTTCTAAAGGTTTTGCCTTCGTGGAAATGGAAAATGACGATGAAGCCCACAATGCTATCAAAGAACTCAACGGCGCAGAATATGCCGGACGTCAGATGGTAGTTAAAGAAGCGACTCCCAGACCTTAATTATTTCACTTGAAGTATACAGGTTAACGACCTGACAAAAAAACCCGATATGCCGCATGCACATCGGGTTTTCTTTTTATCTTTTGTAATTATCTCGAAAAACGTTCCTTAAATTCGCTGGCTGTCATTCCCTCCATTTTCTTAAAAAAGACAGAAAACTGGCTCACTGTGGTAAACCCCAATGTATATGCTACCTCGGTAACAGTCATTGCGGTATTTCCTAACAACTCTTTGGCTCGCGCCAACCGTTGCTGCATTTGATATTTTACGGGAGACATCCCCGTATATTGTTTAAATACCCTACGGAACCAGGAATAACCCATACCTACTTCCCGGGCTATCTCTTCGAGAGAAACCGGTGTATCTACCGTTTCCCTCATTATACTGCGTGCCTTATTCAACTTGTCCACCAGAACACCATCGGTATAAGAACAATTCTGATCTTTATAATAAACGAGCCCCAATAAATGCAGTACAATACTCGAAATCAGTTGCTGATATCCGCTTTTTTCCTCTTCGGCATACCGCAAAATACGGTCATACAATCCCATAATCGTATCGCTGATACCGATACGGCGTACCGGACAATCTTTCGAAAAGAAGCCCTCTTTTACCCGATTATCTATATTCACTCCTCTAAAACCTACCCAATACTCTACCCAGCCCGTATCTTTATCGGGTTTATAAGTATGCCACTCTCCGGGGAAAAGCTGTATCATCGTACCCGCCGTAACTCTTACCTTACGACAAGACTCCGAAGCGAAATAACCTCTCCCTTCGACAATATACACCAGTTGGTATTCATTCAGGATGCGTCCCTGAAACTTAAAATTATATTTATCGGGGTGTCGCAATACAGGATAATCCGCCCCCGGCAATACGGTTTGGTAACCGACCGTCGTACACACAATCCCCCATCTCTCGTCATCGTCATTTATGGTAAGATATTTCAATAAATCTTTACGACCTTTTCTCATTTACCGTTTTTTATGCCAAAAATGTAAACAGTTGTATCAAATCTACAAACGAGTTTTACTCTTATATATCTAAGTTTGTATGGTAAAAATACAGAATAAAAATGAGCCGTACAACCGGTGTCATTTTTATTATTTCATAAATCATCGATTTTAACGAGTACGCATGAAACAACACACGATGCTTGCCTTCGATCTGGGAGCTACCAGCGGTCGCGGAATTATAGGAACTTTAAATAATAACCGACTCGAAACCTACGAAATATCTCGATTCCCGAATCGTGTCATAAATATACACGGTAAATTATACTGGAATTTATTGTCGATCTTCGAATCTATGAAAGAAACGTTGGCCGAATGCGTCCGCAGGAAAATACCAGTAGATTCGATCGGGATCGATACATGGGGGGTCGATTTCGTTTATCTGGGGAAAGACGGCTCGTTGCTTTCCATGCCCCGCGCCTACCGCGATCCCTATACCGAAAGAATACCCGAGCAATATTTTACGCACATTCCACGAGAAGAAGTTTACCGAATAACCGGAACACAAATCATGAATTTCAATTCGGTTTACCAGTTATACGCCGCCCGGAAAGAAAACTATGCCCCTCATCTGCACGCCGACAAAATATTGTTCATTCCCGATGCTCTCGCCTATCTGCTAACGGGAAAATGCGTTTGTGAATATACGATCGCCAGTACGGCGCAATTACTGAACGCCCGTTCCCGTGAAATAGAACCTGCTCTGTTACAACCGGCAGGTATGGGAAAAGACGTATTTCCCGGCATCGTTTTCCCGGGAGAAAAAATAGGACTGCTTTCCGAGCTCATCTCTCGGGAAACGGGATTTCCACGCGTACCGGTTATCTCGGTGGCCGGACACGATACCGCCTCTGCCATCGCTGCCGTTCCGGCGCAGGATGAAAAATTCGCATACCTGAGTTCGGGTACCTGGAGTCTGATGGGGATAGAGTTGGAAGAACCTATCATTACCAAAGATTCTTACCGTATGAATTTCACCAATGAGGGCGGCATCGAGGGCACGATACGTTTCCTGAAAAACATAACCGGCATGTGGATATTGGAAGAATGCTTAAAAATATGGAAACGTAATGATAAGCCATACGATTACGAGGAAATCATTCTTATGGCTCAGAAAGAAAAACCGTTCCAACGCTTTATCGATCCTGATTCTCCGACATTCGCTTGCCCGAAGGATATGCTTAAGGCGATTGCTGAATATTGTTCGGAAACGGGACAACTTCCTCCCGAAAATGGAGCGGAAACCGTCAGGTGTATTTTCGATAGTCTGGCCATGAAATACAATTATGTGTTGGGGCGTCTCAAAAAATTCGCTCCTTTCCCGATCGAAAAACTACATATTATCGGAGGCGGCGCAAAAAATCCGCTTTTAAATCAGTTTACCGCTAATACTACCGGAATACCCGTTATCAGCGGGCCGGCCGAAGCTACGGCTATCGGCAATCTGCTGTTACAGGCTAAGGCTTTAGGATTAGTAGAAAACCGGCATGACATGCGCAGAATCATACGCAACGGAATCCGAATGGAAACATTCATGCCCGTAGAAACCGATAAGTGGCAAAAAGCTTACCGGGAATTTCTGAACATCACCCGGCTCGAAGAATAATATATAAACTATAATTTCATAAAACAATGACTATGAAAAACAAAGAATTCGTTACTAAAGCCTATGAATTAGCCAGGAAAAGATATGCAACCTTAGATATCGATACCGAGAAAGCTATTGAAAAACTACAAAATATCCCCTTGTCTCTGCATTGCTGGCAAACCGATGATGTAACCGGCCTCGAACATACTGAAAACGAATTGAGCGGTGGAATTCAGGTAACGGGGAACTATCCCGGAAAAGCCCGCAATATCGAAGAAATACGAAACGATCTGGTAAAAGCCGCTTCTTTTCTGGGAGGCAACCATCGTATCAGCCTGCATGCCAGTTACGGAGACTTTAAAGGAGAAAAAGTCGACCGAGATCAGATCGAGCCCCGGCATTTTGAAAGCTGGATGAAATGGGCCAAAGAAAATAACCTGAAACTCGATTTCAATTCCACCTCGTTCTCCCATCCCAAAAGCGGAGAACTCACCCTTGCCAACCCGGATAAATCGATACGGGATTTTTGGATCGAGCATACCAAAAGATGTCGCCGGATCGCAGAAGAAATGGGGAAATATCAGGGATCTCCTTGCGTTATGAACTTATGGATACATGACGGATCGAAAGACAGTACCGTAAACCGGCTTAAATACCGGAGTATTCTGAAAGATTCTCTCGATGAAATATTCTCGGTACCCTACTCCAACATGATAGATTGCATCGAAGCAAAACTGTTCGGGATCGGTGCCGAAAGCTATACTGTAGGATCATACGATTTTTATTTGGGATACGGGGTAAAAAACAATAAAAGAGTCACTCTCGATACAGGACATTTTCACCTGACTGAAAGCGTAGCCGATAAAATTTCTTCTTTGTTATTGTTTACTCCCGGTATCATGTTGCATGTAAGCCGTCCGATACGCTGGGATTCTGATCATGTAACCATCGTAAATGACGATACACTCGATCTGGCCCGCGAAATCATCCGTTGCGACGCATTGGACAAAGTAAACATCGGTCTCGATTATTTCGACGGTTCTATCAACCGCATCGGAGCTTATGTCATCGGCTCACGCGCTACCCAAAAATGTTTATTGCAGGCGTTGCTCGAACCGCTGGAACAATTGAGGGAATACGAAGCCGATCACCGGTATTTCGAACGGCTGGCACTACTCGAAGAGGCCAAGTCATTACCCTGGAATGCCGTATGGGATTATTTCTGCCTGATAAACAATGTACCCGTCGGAGAAGAATATATTGCGGAAGTGTGCAAATACGAAGAGGAAGTAACCGGTAAACGACGATAAAAAAATGAATACTATTATCGGACTGATTATTATCGCTGTCGGAAGCCTGGGACAATCCAGCTCGTACGTACCCATTAAAAAGATAAAGAAATGGAGTTGGGAAAGTTTCTGGCTCGTACAGGGTATTTTCGCCTGGCTCGTATTTCCTTTTATAGGGGCATTACTGGCCATCGACATCGATAAACTTCCGGACATAATTTTGTCGGGAAACTACCTTAAACCTATTGTATATGGGATGTTATGGGGGATCGGCGGACTTACATTCGGTTTGAGCATGCGTTATCTCGGAGTGGCACTCGGGCAGTCGATCGCTTTAGGTACATGTGCCGGATTCGGAACGATTTTACCGGCAATCTGGTCGGGAACCGATCTCTGGCATGGTCAGGGACTTATTCTCCTCATCAGTGTATGCATTACCCTTTCGGGTATCGCTGTCATCGGATATGCCGGCAGCCTCCGCTCTAAAGATATGCCCGAAGAAGCGAAAAAAGCCGCCATAAAAGACTTCGCACTTACCAAAGGATTAGTGGTTGCATTACTGGCCGGTATTATGAGCGCCTGTTTCAGTCTCGGTCTCGAGTCGGGTGAAGAAATACGTCTTACCGCAATCGCTAACGGTGCAGGAGAACTGCTTGCGTTAAACCCGGTAATCTTATTGGTAACCTTAGGCGGTTTCGTCACAAATGCCGTATATTGCATTTTCCAAAATCTAAAAAATAAGACCGGAAAAGATTATTTTTCGGTATCGGGAAGCACTCTATTATCGAATCTGTTATTTTGCGCTTTAGCCGGGCTTCTCTGGTATTCTCAATTTTTCGGATTAGGCATGGGAAAAAGTTTTTTCAGCGACTCACCGTTGCTGCTCGCTTTCTCCTGGAGTATACTCATGTCGCTGAATGTCATTTTCAGCAACATGTGGGGAATCTTTTTAAAAGAATGGAAAGGGGTAAAACCCCGGGTAATAGGCGTGCTTATAGCCGGGCTTGCCTTACTCATTTTTTCAGTCATTCTACCCAATTTATTTTAAACCTATTTATTCATCGAAAACAATATGATCTTACATCGCAACGACAAACTAAAAAATCAACTCGACGAAATCGCCGAGATCGCCTCATACTTATGGACAAAAGGGTGGGCCGAACGAAATGCAGGAAATATATCGATCGACATTTCGGAGCTTATTTCTTCCGAAGATAAAAAACTTCCTCCCTTGAA of Coprobacter tertius contains these proteins:
- a CDS encoding M64 family metallopeptidase; protein product: MKKSLTILSFFIFVITVSGQDFDTYFQDTTLRVDYLFSGNIKQQKISLDHLSSIPCWAGRRHNLDALPLEGNGQITMRDIATEEIIYRMSFSSLFQEWLTTDEAKRLSKGFENTFTLPYPRRTAEICVTLTDNRGKIAASLTHLIDPADILIEKKQKSPSHPFKYLLKNGSYKDCIDIAILAEGYTAAETELFYKDARIACDNLFSHEPFSKMKKRFNVIAVASASDNSGVSTPRHNDWRNTVFGSHFDTFYSPRYLTTKNVKTVHDILTGIPYEHIVILANTDVYGGGGIYNAFTLTSTHHDQFGPVIVHEFGHSFGGLADEYFYENDIFSESYPNDTEPWEQNITTLVDFGSKWKDMLAPGTPIPDKYTPKNGDCRTLGIYEGAGYSAKGVYRSTPDCRMKSNEAREFCPVCRRALERLILFYTE
- a CDS encoding RNA recognition motif domain-containing protein; translated protein: MNIYIGNLNYSVRESDLQQVMEDYGTVISTRLIMDRMTNRSKGFAFVEMENDDEAHNAIKELNGAEYAGRQMVVKEATPRP
- a CDS encoding AraC family transcriptional regulator, producing the protein MRKGRKDLLKYLTINDDDERWGIVCTTVGYQTVLPGADYPVLRHPDKYNFKFQGRILNEYQLVYIVEGRGYFASESCRKVRVTAGTMIQLFPGEWHTYKPDKDTGWVEYWVGFRGVNIDNRVKEGFFSKDCPVRRIGISDTIMGLYDRILRYAEEEKSGYQQLISSIVLHLLGLVYYKDQNCSYTDGVLVDKLNKARSIMRETVDTPVSLEEIAREVGMGYSWFRRVFKQYTGMSPVKYQMQQRLARAKELLGNTAMTVTEVAYTLGFTTVSQFSVFFKKMEGMTASEFKERFSR
- a CDS encoding rhamnulokinase, with the protein product MKQHTMLAFDLGATSGRGIIGTLNNNRLETYEISRFPNRVINIHGKLYWNLLSIFESMKETLAECVRRKIPVDSIGIDTWGVDFVYLGKDGSLLSMPRAYRDPYTERIPEQYFTHIPREEVYRITGTQIMNFNSVYQLYAARKENYAPHLHADKILFIPDALAYLLTGKCVCEYTIASTAQLLNARSREIEPALLQPAGMGKDVFPGIVFPGEKIGLLSELISRETGFPRVPVISVAGHDTASAIAAVPAQDEKFAYLSSGTWSLMGIELEEPIITKDSYRMNFTNEGGIEGTIRFLKNITGMWILEECLKIWKRNDKPYDYEEIILMAQKEKPFQRFIDPDSPTFACPKDMLKAIAEYCSETGQLPPENGAETVRCIFDSLAMKYNYVLGRLKKFAPFPIEKLHIIGGGAKNPLLNQFTANTTGIPVISGPAEATAIGNLLLQAKALGLVENRHDMRRIIRNGIRMETFMPVETDKWQKAYREFLNITRLEE
- a CDS encoding L-rhamnose isomerase — its product is MKNKEFVTKAYELARKRYATLDIDTEKAIEKLQNIPLSLHCWQTDDVTGLEHTENELSGGIQVTGNYPGKARNIEEIRNDLVKAASFLGGNHRISLHASYGDFKGEKVDRDQIEPRHFESWMKWAKENNLKLDFNSTSFSHPKSGELTLANPDKSIRDFWIEHTKRCRRIAEEMGKYQGSPCVMNLWIHDGSKDSTVNRLKYRSILKDSLDEIFSVPYSNMIDCIEAKLFGIGAESYTVGSYDFYLGYGVKNNKRVTLDTGHFHLTESVADKISSLLLFTPGIMLHVSRPIRWDSDHVTIVNDDTLDLAREIIRCDALDKVNIGLDYFDGSINRIGAYVIGSRATQKCLLQALLEPLEQLREYEADHRYFERLALLEEAKSLPWNAVWDYFCLINNVPVGEEYIAEVCKYEEEVTGKRR